From the genome of Solanum stenotomum isolate F172 chromosome 5, ASM1918654v1, whole genome shotgun sequence:
TGTCTGCTCGGATCAGGGGTTTCTGGTAGACCTTTCCAAAGAGATTTTAAGTGAGTTTTTGTTGACAAAGTTCGTGAGCacataacaaataaattattctgAGGAAGCCCTAGTGGATTGTTGCAAAGTGAGCAAAATATCTGTAGTCTTTCGTACATAGCAAGATTAGACTGCACGACTGATATCTCACAGTTATTCAGGACTGATGACCAAGGAGATTTGGACTTCTCCAGTTCCTTGTCTAACTGACTAATTCTGGAACTAGAATCAATCATCTGGTTTGCATCTTTAATCTTCCTTGATCTACATGTAGAACTATCATGCATAGGAATCTTGGTCATCTGAGTATCAAATTCTTCTGCATCAAGATGAACTATGGATGACAAATCCAGACGTTTTATCCTTTTCCCGACATGAGAATTGACGCTCGAGTTAATTGGCGATTCAACATCAAATGATATCATGTTTGCTTTTGTATAGACATCTTTTTGAGGAGTAATCGTCAAACAGGGAGATTTACAACCCAACTCAGCTTTTTGTTGAGTTGTAGGATGATTTGCCAAGTGATCTGAAAGGTCACTAGATGCTTGAATGATGGTGGAGGAAGAATATTCATCCTTGGAGAAGGATTGAGGACTAGAAGTGTGAATAATGTCATCAGTAGCAGGAGTTTCTTTTACAATAGTTAATTGAGGGTCAGCAGCGTGTGAAACTATCAATGGATCTCCGGAGAACCTGCAAATAGGAATTCAGTAGTGAGCTCGCAGAATTTTTTGAACTGAATGAAAGGAATGAAATTAGCAGACACAACGCAATAAAGATTCATGATTCACCTAGATGAAAATGCTGAATCACATTCCAAATCAATGTAACCTCTGCGACCATCAGAATCCTCATCATCACTTAACATCAAATGAGGGGCATCAATTCTCATTTTAGTGGAGGATGTATTATACATGGTATCAATACATGAAGATTGACATAGGAGCGGAGCTTTTTGACAAATCAATGCaccattttcttcctccttaaGCCCTTTCACATCAGAAGTGCTGAACTCCTGGTTTTTCTGCCTGATTCTTATACTCTTGGTGACAAAAGCATTTTCTTCAACATCAACAACAGAACTTTGTATGGAACTGGCTGCCTTGCCAACACGCTCCTGTTTAAAGTTTTTAGAAAAGGTTTGAATTAATAACTAAAAAGaatcaaaaagagaaaaatattgggAAAACTTCAATGAGTACTTTGACATCTCTGAAAAAGGATTTCAGCTCTTCCATTGACTTGTCAAAGCCGCTGTGGTGTCTTATTGAATTCCGCAACCACTTTGAAATATAAGCTCTATTCCTTGCCTCACAGAAACGTTCATCTacatgcaagaagaagaaatatattGGATATAGAGATAACACAACTAATAAGCAAGGATAGAGAAAATCATCAAATTATTCAAAACTATCAAAGACATTAATGTattctttctcaaaacattGCAACAAATTGTAACCAATTAGAAGTACTTAAAAAAGTGGAAAAGGAGGgtggagagagagagagttctAGTCGAGATTACTGAAAAAAAGATCGTGTGATGAATGATTGAAATGCACAGTCTGAAGAAAAAACAAAGCCATAAAATAGTCTATCTCAAGAAAATGTAATATTTCTTGTTTCATATATGGCATGCCATGAAAACTTTGTTGAGTCATTCAGATATacttgaaaagttgaagttTGGAAAAGTCATATAATGATTTGCAATAGTCAAAATTGTGACACACATCACTTCTAACTCAATGTTATATGATAAGgtcaagaatatcaaaattattgTCACTAGGCTAGAAAGTAGACTGCTAATTAGTCTCCACTAAATCTTGTTACTTCAAAAGGTTAGTTGGTGAATATGTGCACTAAAGCACTCAAGGACCAAAttccaattattattatttttgacaaatttggGTCACATGATCTATATGCTCCAAGAAGAGACTTACAATTGGGTGCTTAGAGACGTAGAGATTTTGGGTATTGTAGATGCATAAAGGTTGCAAAGGTAAGGGGGTTATTTGTAAGATAAGAAATGGACGAGAGACTCGGCCAGAGGAGAACCCCGTGGATTTTTGAAAGAAAGCAAGCGAGGCAGGTATGGAGTGGCTGACTGGGTTGTTCAATGTCATATTTAGGACAGATAAAATGCCAGAGGAAAGGAGGTGGAGTAGAATGGTTAGGTTGTACAAGAACAAGGGTGAGATCCAAAACTAGAATAACTTTAGCAGTATCAAGCTACTATAGCACACTATGAAAGTCTGAAAGGGGGTGGTCGagatgaagatgaggaagagTATGTCTATCTCTGCGAACCAATTTGGATTCATACCGCGGTGATCAACTACATAAACAATCCATTTTGTAAGGAGATTGTTGGAGCAGTACATGGGCAAGAAGAGAGAATTGAGCTTGGTTAGACCAATATTGTTGTACAGGGTAGAGTGTTAGTCAATCAAGATCACTCACGCTCAGAAATATAAAGGtagcggagatgaggatgtttaGATGAATGTGCATACTCAGAGAGATATGATTAGGAACGAAGTTATACAGAGTAAAGTGGAAGTGGCATCAGTGACAAGATGAGGGAAGGGAGACTGAGATGGTTCATGCATGTGAAAAGGAGGTGCGAAGCGTCGGTAAAGAGAGGTTAGTTGCAGCAAGAAATTAGAGAGGTAACTATAGGCAGAAGAAGAATTAAAGCATGGTGATTAAATAGGACAAGTCGCAACTTCAGCTAATTGAGGACATGACCTGAGGTAGGAAGTTATTGAGGTTGAGGATTAGGATAGAAAGTTAGCAGGTAACCGAATGTtgcatagtttttttttttgataaatatacAAACCGATGTTGCATAGTTATCACATAGTTTCTTATTCATCAATGTGTATTATCATTCATTGCTGCATTTGTTTGGTGTCTTGCTACTTTGTTGTCTCCTTTCTTACAAGCACGTGTAGGATACTTCCCTTTTGAGCCAAGAATCCATCTggaacaacctctctacctttgTGAGGTAAGATAAGGTCTACATTGTACCCTCCCCAAATCCCACATGTGGGATTTCAGCAGTATGTTGTTGATCTATATGCTCCAACTTGAATATGAGTGTTAGAATGTGTCCTCTAAGTACAAAATATGAGCACTTAGAAGTTTTTATACTGcaataaaaaatacatttttcactCACCAACTTGGCAAAGAAAaatctctcttctttttcttttacgCAATCAAAGAAGGAATAATATAAGTACCTAAAAAGATCACAGCTCCATAGTCAAATCTGTGGCGAATGCAACGACCTACAAAGCATAAAAACAATTATATCATAACCAATATGTTAACATCATTAAGAGAATTTGGTGGATTACAAACTAATCATACAACAAAGATAAACTTTATTGGGAAGTCTTTATCTTGGAAATGGATGGAAGGAAAATAAGCATGATTGAACACAATTTCTCTCAATTTCAGTTAGTGATAATTAAGTGAAATCTTTTTGTAAAAACTTTGGAATGTGATACTCCAAACTTTTTAATGTCCATTAACTTTATTTTGATCCATACTTACATATCCCATATGTAGTGTtataacatttttgaaataaattgcACACATTAGTTGCCTCTTGAAGCTATATGCATGATCTTATATGACATCACTCTTCACTTAAACTACTATTTCTTGTTATCTGTTTGTTacaaaaatatatcattaaaGAGACTTTTGTAGCTTTTCATTGTACTTGAATCCAAAGAAGTTAGGCAGGCATCCCTACATGAAGCAATTCATTGCAAAATATTTTACTTGTATAGATAGCATCCTAAACATATAACATTCAACAGGAAAATACAAACTCGTAGAGATAGACACGTGACCAAGCCACAAGAGTACATGTACAGAAAGGGCAAACTCTCACACAAAGAAATAAGTCCCGGATCAAGAGGATTTTTCAGGGAAAATGAGTGCAGAACAAGGAATGTGATCAAACTGAGTTTTTGTAAAAGTCAACAATCAGATTATGGTAactcttttccttttaaataACTAAGTGAATCTGAGTTGTTTTGCGATAgcaaaaatgactcaaaattaGCCTAGCAGATACTCAAGTGGGGTCTGGATTTTGCTGAATCTGATGTGAGACATTATATTCACCAAGCCGTATGATGATGGAAATGAAAGCAAAAAGAAACAGATTGTATGAGTATCCATGATATGATGGTCCATGACAAACACCAAGTTGATGAATCTGTGATATATGTGATAACAATGTTGTTTAAGTCAAAGAATATTCTCTTGCTAATTGCAATATATGTgattaaaaaaagaactctCAACACGGAAATGTTTAGAAAGTTAACAGTGGCATTGCCTACCTGTAGCCTGGTTAAGAGCTCTGAAGGCTTGATTACAATACCACTCACTCCCACTCAGAAGATTTTTGGATGACTTATAAGTATTGTTGAACTTCTTTTTAAGATCGACTTTTATATCATTTCTGATGGACAATGAGCTCCATATTAGTCACCAAAACATAAATGAATCAATAGAAATTCATATGAAGAGAGATTCCTTACATGTTTGGAAAGGGAATCCCAACAATTATCTAATTTAgttaagaaaacaataacaacaaccgAACACTATGGAGCTAAAATCCCATGCAAATATACTTGCAATATGAAAAAGAATTGCCACCAATAAGATTTCGCATAGAAATATAAGGATTTGCTTCCAGAATTTCAGCCGTCCTCTATCAGATTCCAGGAGTTAGGAGACAAATAGTAACATAATTCAAAGACAGAAAAAAGGATACAACTACACGAGCCTTCTCGTCAGAAAAGTCTATGCCTTCAGAAACCTGCAGAACCCACTTGCATATTCAGATGTGCAATCTTTTCAAGCTTCAATAGTCTTACAGAAAAAAGTGAGTGGccaaatttcattttctttgctTCCAATGTGGAGAAAGAGATGCACAAAGTGCCTAAAAgcttattcataaataaaaatcctTTCTTGTTAGTCCTAGCTCTTTTCTTAGTCTCTTGCAAAgtattatttaactttttaaaacaGTTGTATTCAAGTCATACTGGAATTTTGCAAGTCATGTCAAATGCAAGAGACTAATTTCCCTTAATATTGTAAGCTGATCATTGTAAATAAGGCAATTACATATTGCAACGACTTGGAGCATAGAAGAGCAGGATGGGTTGTGATCAGATCAATGTTGCCAACTGGCCATGTGGGCAGTTGGACCAGACAGTGTAATGGGACTGAACTTCCACAAGATAGCCATTTGTGATGATTCAAATAGTAGAAAAATCTTACAACTTGACAGGTGGAAGTAACCCTGATGTACCTTTCCTCGACAAACAGCAAGAAAAGCAGCTCCCTCTTTCTTGTTTTCATTTGAAACTTCAAGTGGAGTACCGTCACTAAGAGCTGACCCTTttgcctttttctttcttcccatCACTAGTTTCTCCCTTTGGTTAATAGAACTGTAGTAACCCTTCAAAACTGATTCAAATTCTTCTTGACCCCCTCTTGGCtctaaacaaaaacaaagccattaaaaaaataaattaattgcaCCAGCAAAGATCAACAATTGACAAACATGATCAATTTCTAATGCATCAATGAAAAATCATGCAATGAATAGTCTGGATAATCTTTACACTCTTGCTGCCTGTTTATAGGCAAATATCCTACTGATGTCCAAAGAATGGACTTTTAATGTTTCTTACCAGTGAAAATGGGTTTTCGAGCATTAAGTCGGGCCCATTGACCTGTTTCTTTCCAGCGACTGCTTAGTTTGTCCATCAGCTTATAGCTAGGAAAAAATGCTAGACAACCACCTGGAACAATCTTGCATATTTCCTCCAAAGATGTGCCAAGTGCATCCTTCACGGTGAATGCTGCAATGTCAGACAAGGAGGGAAGTACATATTGACAAACAAAAACTTAGCATGAATATCACATAATACCTGAAAAGCATATGAATCAGCTGTTTTGAAACTTGCATTCAACGGATAATTTCTTGGTCCTCTCGAGATTACAGCAGCCCATAACTGTAATTCATAGACTGCCATTGAGTTTTATCTTTAAACTAAAATCCGAACTCCAGCAGATCCCAAAACAATGTCAAATGTTAAAATACCTGTGATTCAACGTCTATAGCATGTGGAGCTTCCAGAGAAGTACCAAAAGTAACACCAAGTTCAGAGGAAAATGAATCCATTGGTGATAGAGTCCTGTAATAAAAGAAGTAATGATGAACAACAGCGTAGAAAAAACTGAAACTTCAACAGCAGCAGTTCTTCAAAATTGTCATTCAGAGGTACCACAAGTACAAGGGCAGGAGAAGGCAAAAATAAGGATGTGCAAGGATAGATAATAAACAAGCAAAATAAACAGAGACTAGAAACATTTGGCATATGTTAAATATTCATGAAACTAACCATACACCACTGACTTTAAAGTTTTGCTTGACAGGTTATTAAGTTTGCTTCAAATTGGAGGAATAGTCTAAATCGTCCAAAACACCACCAATAATTAGTGCTTGAATGATGTTGCCATAGGCAGTATGATATTGAACATACCCTGATGTTAGGATCACTGATAGACAAGAATCAGCAATTTCTCTGAACACAACGGCTGGATTTAGGCACCACAAACTAAAAGTTTGTGTCCAGCTACCAACAGCAGTTCCTGCACATTCATAGAGTTATAGTAGCATAAGCAAATCAAATATTAAGAAATGAATTAGATTCTCTAGCCTAACAAATCAAAGATCAAGAAATGAATTAGATTCTCTAGCCTAAGGATGAGAGCATTATGACTATATTCGTAGAATTTCCATCAGTGTTGGTCGTCATGTCACAAGCAAACAAAAACATCTGTTTCTCTTCCTATTATTTTTGCATGGTGGATGAAGCTTGAGGCACTTCACATTATATAGGCATGTCTGAAGCATAGAGATCTCCTTCTCGTCTGTTCCCATGATGGAGTGAAAGGGCTTTCACCTCCTTTAACTGAACAGAACCAGAACAAAACAGAACGAATCACCAAGTATCTCTACTTGTTTTAGTGATcaagaaaattttcaataaacCCTCAGATCCTTAATGCCCTGCAAAAGCATCTAGAATACCAAGTTCTTTTGAAGAAAGAACACTTCAAAAACATGTTTATTACAAAAACCTATCATTGCAGGCAAAGCATTTCTTGTTACAATTCATTACGAATACCTGTAATCGATGTTGAGTAAATTTATCACAAAATAGGTTAAATGATCTATGCAATTTAGTCTAACAAGATCAACTGGAGACCTTGTATTCCTGAAGACAGGAACAATAACCAGCATCTTCCTCACAGATATCAGTACTTACCAGGACTTTTCTTGACATAGCGTTGTAAAGCTAGCTGATAATCACACACATGAAGCCCATCTCCCGAGAAGAAGTAACTGAGTGAGGAGACTAGTCCTGAATGATTCTCatagtcaatatatatatatataaagttccTTTAAAAGATAAGcaatttagaatttaaaataagGTGCAGTGCCTTCTAATACAGATGCTGCCATGCCACTCAAATGATCTGTCCCTGGCTCAGCTTCAGAGGCAGCTCTGATGGCCTTcagggaaagaaagaaaaacggTAAGAGATTAGGGTGAGAGCAAGAGCAATGATTAGGATAATTATACATGTCCTCATATACCACTCCACtgtgaagaaatgaactttggGCCTAACTCAATCTTAAAAGCAAGTCGTGGAATGATGATGATtactcaacctcaaaagcttGCTCATGGGGAAGGGTTGTTCAAGACCAAACAAGGAGGTCACAACCCATTTCCTCAACCAACATGGGACTTTTAAAACCAGCCATCtacattcaatattttaaatctaAACAGACCAGCATCAGCAAGAATTTACCTTCGAGGCACAATCCTGTAAAATTGGAAAGCATTGCTTTGTCACATTGGCTTCTTGTAGCTCTTTCAAGGCCTTGTCACCAGTCCAACTACAAATTAAGTTGGAGCAGATGAGATACATAAATGTATATATGCTGCTCAAAGTAACTATACACACACAACATGCACAGGTAGATTGGGAGAACTAGTTACAACCAGAagcatagtttttttttttttttgatttgcaccgggtgtccgagtctctttgagccccgactaatcccgggggtcCAGAAGCATAGTTGCCTGGACAAATGTTTGATCATGAAACACCTTGAGTCAGAAACTTCAAGTTAAATAAGTATTTGCAATAGCTTTCATCTTGTTTGAAAATATGATTAGTCTAATTTGTAATCGAACTGTAGAATTTTGAGTACTTTTCTTTCGCATATATAATTGTGGTTGAAGGTCAACTTTGAAGGCTTTACACCATATAcaattgtgatttataattcAACTTCAGCAGCTATAAATGTTCAAGTAAGCCAAAAACCTAAGATCTTTCGTAGTCACTGAACAATTAGAAATCAATGTCCTATAACATGACATAACCAAAGTCAGGCAAGAAATGAAAATCTAAACACTGATAAAGTCATGCTTTTCAAAATTAAAGGGAGTAACTGATTCCAAGTCCCCTTTTTTCAATATCCTAAGATGTACACTAAAGAAAGTCATGCAAAATTTAGTTTCTACAAATCAAGGCACAATATCactttaaatgaaaaaaaatatttccctaTCTAAGATGATAAATGGAGTTATTGATAAAGTTCTTCCACATCCTAAAGCATAGCATACCATCGTATGTGTCAAGTTTACATCAAGTATTTCCCAGCCAAATACAAGGGAAATGAAAGAATTTAATTCTTGTATACTCAATTTACCTCTTGCAATTATCCAAAAGAGCCTAATTAAAAGAAGTAATGGATACTCCTTTTGCTATCTAATGCTCCAACATATGATAATGATGACAACAAACTTGATCTGTTCACAGTACATGTTTATTTTTGCCTGTCTGCTTAACATCTGAAGCAGGAACAGTAACCAAAC
Proteins encoded in this window:
- the LOC125865960 gene encoding uncharacterized protein LOC125865960, which codes for MKNFKRAPPPPPPSAATLGPKPSKHVVHIGGIPVEFPYQPYGTQLAFMNRVIVTLDRAHRDGHSHALLESPTGTGKSLSLLCSTLAWQQNCKSKNRYSNFTHSKPDPQALADPIGHGGGFIPETQPSGNPDTAPPAASNGTKKKKAAPTIFYASRTHSQISQVIREYRKTSYRVPMAILASRKHYCTNVNVRGADNIDEKCKLLLKDQEAGCSEFKNTHKVKGHPSIQKGGCHEAHDIEDLVKVGQIVKGCSYFGARSMADDAELVFCPYNYIINPVVRRAMEVVIKGAIIILDEAHNIEDICRDAGSVDVEEDILLQLQMELEQLIQSDTMIYQPLVEMTQDIRSWISRKKNTLEKHGFQHYASCWTGDKALKELQEANVTKQCFPILQDCASKAIRAASEAEPGTDHLSGMAASVLEGLVSSLSYFFSGDGLHVCDYQLALQRYVKKSPGTAVGSWTQTFSLWCLNPAVVFREIADSCLSVILTSGTLSPMDSFSSELGVTFGTSLEAPHAIDVESQLWAAVISRGPRNYPLNASFKTADSYAFQDALGTSLEEICKIVPGGCLAFFPSYKLMDKLSSRWKETGQWARLNARKPIFTEPRGGQEEFESVLKGYYSSINQREKLVMGRKKKAKGSALSDGTPLEVSNENKKEGAAFLAVCRGKVSEGIDFSDEKARVVIIVGIPFPNINDIKVDLKKKFNNTYKSSKNLLSGSEWYCNQAFRALNQATGRCIRHRFDYGAVIFLDERFCEARNRAYISKWLRNSIRHHSGFDKSMEELKSFFRDVKERVGKAASSIQSSVVDVEENAFVTKSIRIRQKNQEFSTSDVKGLKEEENGALICQKAPLLCQSSCIDTMYNTSSTKMRIDAPHLMLSDDEDSDGRRGYIDLECDSAFSSRFSGDPLIVSHAADPQLTIVKETPATDDIIHTSSPQSFSKDEYSSSTIIQASSDLSDHLANHPTTQQKAELGCKSPCLTITPQKDVYTKANMISFDVESPINSSVNSHVGKRIKRLDLSSIVHLDAEEFDTQMTKIPMHDSSTCRSRKIKDANQMIDSSSRISQLDKELEKSKSPWSSVLNNCEISVVQSNLAMYERLQIFCSLCNNPLGLPQNNLFVMCSRTLSTKTHLKSLWKGLPETPDPSRHSIPILIANFSSVDQRIYETISDNLSVQGIWCKEDGCVFKTIFCPFCVNSRHCLGVQVMASDASNVQLLNKVLLYCDCLVIKEPEASRKELSPSNNSSSDRGLNSIESFTFTPEQQNLGGWRTTKSKMRLPKRSISSSAQR